From bacterium:
GCTTGCCGGTCAGGGCGCGGAATTCGGCGTCCGGCACTTCGCAATCGGGGACGGAAACGCCAACGATTTGGCGGGCAAGCTTCCTTCCGGCTCGAAACTCTATCGCGGAATCGACGGGCTTTGCGAGCTCGCTTCGCTTCCGGACGTGGACTTGGTTGTATTCGCCGTCTTCGGCGCGGCGGGGCTTCGGCCGCTCGTCGCGGCAATCGAGGCGAAAAAAGACATCGCGTTCGCCTGCAAGGAAGCCCTCGTCGCGGGCGGCGAGCTTGTGATGAACCTTGCCCGCAGGAACGGCGTCGCGTTTCTCCCGATCGACAGCGAGCACAACTCCATCTGGCGCTGCATGAAAGGACGCGACGCGTCATCCATACGCAGGATCGTTCTTTCCGCCACCGGCGGGCCGTTCCGCGGCTGGACGCGCGACCGGCTTTCGGCGGTCACGATTAACCAGACGCTTGCACATCCGCTCTGGCAGATGGGCAAGCGCATAACGGTGAACAGCGCGACGATGATGAACAAGGGGCTTGAGATAATCGAGGCGCACCATCTTTTCGGCCTGCCCTCCGATAAAATCGGCGTGGTTGTGCATCCCGAAGGCGTCATACACGGATTCGTGGAGCTTTCCGACGGCTCGTTTCTGGCGCACGCAAGCCCGGCCGATATGAAATTTCCCATCCGCGCATGTCTGGCGTGGCCGGACGAGCCGCGCGCCGACAGGCCTGCGTTGGATGTTTCTTTGTTTTCCGGCCTCGCATTCGAGTCTCCGGATGAATCGGTCTTTGCGCCGCTCGCGCTCGCCCGCCGCGCGCTTACCGAAGACTGGAGCTTCGCCGTCGCGCTCAACGCGGCGAACGAAGTTCTGGTGGACCGCTTTCTGGCGGGCCAAATCGGATTCCTTTCCATTATCGACGGGCTTTTGTCCGCGGCGGAGTCTTTTCACCGCCACGCCGGCCGCCCGCATACGATAGACGAGGTAATCGCCCTGGACGCGGAAGTGCGACAAAGTTTCGAATCAGCAGGCTCAATCGCAACGGGCGATATCGGCTGATTCGCTCGAAATCGCCGGCGTTTAATTTTCTTTCGGAGCATTACTGCTACAATTATTCGCCCATTCCGGCTCCATTTGAACATCCCGGCGCCACGTGCGTCAATCCAACGGTAAAGAAAGATGTCCAATCACTCCTTGTTGGCGCTTAACCGCCCGCCGTCCCCGCGGCGGGCATTGGCGCGCTTGTTTCCCGTTATCGCCGCGGTTTCGTGTCTTTTTGCGGCGGCTTTGCTTGCTTCCTGCGCAAAGGAAGAAAAGGAAAAGCCGGAAGAGTACACAGTCAAACTCGGCCAGATTCGCGATTCGGTCATTTGCGACGGCACTATCGAGCCGGTCACCTCTGTTGAGGTTAAAAGCAACGCTTCCGGAGTTGTCGAGTACCGAGCCTTCAACATCGGCGATCTCGTTCGGGAAGGCGACGTGTTGTTCCGGCTGGACAAGAGGCAGATAGAGGAGCAGGTTACGCAGGCGCGCGCGCGCCTCAAGAGCGCGAAAGCCCAGCTTGCGCTCGCCAAAAAGAGCCAGACGCCGCGCGAGCTGGTGCAGCTGGAAAACGCGGTCGCGCAGGCCGAGTTCGATCTCGCTGACGCCGAAGAGCGTTACAACCGCATAAAGGAGCTGCACGAGAAGGACTTCGCCACTCAACAGGAGTTGGACGACGCGGCGGCCACGCTGGAGCGCGCCAAGCTCAAGCTTGAGCTCGCGCAAAAAAACCTGCGGGAAAGCAACGCAGGCGGCACGAAGGAAGAGGTGGAAATGGCCGAGGCGGCGGTGACGCTGGCGCAAGCGGATTTGTCCAACGCGCTGGAGGAGCTTCGTTACACGACGATTACCGCGCCGATGACCGGCGTGATACTTGCGCAAGATGTCGAAGTCGGCGATACGGTCACTTCGGCGACCCGCGGA
This genomic window contains:
- a CDS encoding 1-deoxy-D-xylulose-5-phosphate reductoisomerase, producing MPKRIAILGSTGSIGRQALEVAREMAPDISVVALSAHSNADLLAGQGAEFGVRHFAIGDGNANDLAGKLPSGSKLYRGIDGLCELASLPDVDLVVFAVFGAAGLRPLVAAIEAKKDIAFACKEALVAGGELVMNLARRNGVAFLPIDSEHNSIWRCMKGRDASSIRRIVLSATGGPFRGWTRDRLSAVTINQTLAHPLWQMGKRITVNSATMMNKGLEIIEAHHLFGLPSDKIGVVVHPEGVIHGFVELSDGSFLAHASPADMKFPIRACLAWPDEPRADRPALDVSLFSGLAFESPDESVFAPLALARRALTEDWSFAVALNAANEVLVDRFLAGQIGFLSIIDGLLSAAESFHRHAGRPHTIDEVIALDAEVRQSFESAGSIATGDIG